The following proteins come from a genomic window of Tepidiforma thermophila:
- a CDS encoding peptidase MA family metallohydrolase: MRRGALAATAALLVLAAAAGLPPRGAASAAVIESMTVENGYPRTLTFRVTARADVDITDATLSYAIKGRGTLALGKPDSLERGKTVTAEVVLQVNSGQSYIPVGSEFTYSWEVQTADGQVTRSEERQFLYLPPDRQWQSVANDFMVVYYHGDRETLARAYLNAGADTYERIGRQLYGITLTTLPVKVILFANEAEMDPARPGTGGRFDAAVTTCGTKVTNDILLMIPVPCGSTDRTDTLRHELGHILNDIAGQGALAKLPAWLDEGAAVYAQSSPGDYEGAFRAAVRADRLIPFNQMVVPTSNPQLVGVFYGQAYFMVKFLVDREGPGKFAELMRTIKGGVRYDQAIERVYGLTMQQFEDAFRAAYGLAPRSAPTAAPTAAPTQRPQQAQPTAAPTKAPAQAGGGTGGDSGIDRGLLIILGLAVLLALAAVFSWLVAMMLANNRERGAGSGPGGPGPGGSPGPPTAGGR, from the coding sequence ATGAGGCGCGGGGCGCTGGCTGCGACGGCGGCGCTGCTTGTGCTGGCGGCGGCCGCCGGGCTGCCGCCGCGGGGAGCGGCTTCAGCTGCAGTGATCGAATCGATGACGGTGGAGAACGGCTATCCGCGGACGCTGACGTTCCGGGTGACGGCACGGGCGGACGTTGATATCACCGACGCGACGCTGTCGTACGCGATCAAAGGCCGGGGGACCCTGGCCCTCGGGAAGCCGGACAGCCTGGAGCGGGGGAAGACGGTGACCGCCGAAGTGGTGCTCCAGGTGAACTCGGGGCAGAGTTACATCCCCGTCGGTTCGGAGTTCACCTATTCGTGGGAGGTTCAAACGGCGGACGGGCAGGTGACGCGCAGCGAGGAGCGGCAATTCCTGTACCTGCCGCCGGACCGCCAGTGGCAGTCGGTGGCGAACGACTTCATGGTGGTGTACTACCACGGCGACCGGGAGACGCTGGCACGCGCATACCTGAACGCCGGAGCGGACACGTACGAGCGGATCGGGCGGCAGCTGTACGGAATTACGCTGACGACGCTGCCGGTGAAGGTGATCCTGTTCGCGAACGAGGCGGAGATGGACCCGGCGCGGCCGGGCACGGGCGGACGATTCGATGCGGCGGTGACGACCTGCGGCACGAAGGTGACGAACGATATCCTCCTGATGATCCCGGTGCCGTGCGGCTCGACCGACCGGACGGACACGCTGCGGCACGAGCTGGGGCACATCCTGAACGACATCGCGGGGCAGGGTGCGCTGGCGAAACTGCCGGCGTGGCTGGACGAGGGCGCGGCAGTGTACGCGCAGTCATCGCCCGGGGATTACGAAGGGGCGTTCCGGGCGGCGGTGCGGGCCGACCGGCTGATCCCGTTCAACCAGATGGTGGTGCCGACCAGCAACCCGCAGCTGGTGGGGGTGTTTTACGGCCAGGCGTACTTCATGGTGAAGTTCCTGGTCGACCGCGAGGGGCCGGGGAAGTTTGCAGAGCTGATGCGGACGATCAAAGGCGGGGTGCGGTACGACCAGGCGATCGAGCGGGTGTACGGGCTGACGATGCAGCAGTTCGAGGACGCGTTCCGCGCGGCGTATGGGCTGGCGCCGCGCTCGGCGCCGACGGCCGCTCCCACTGCCGCGCCGACGCAGCGACCGCAGCAGGCGCAGCCGACTGCCGCCCCGACGAAGGCGCCGGCCCAGGCCGGCGGCGGCACGGGCGGGGACTCCGGGATCGACCGTGGGCTGCTGATCATTCTCGGGCTGGCGGTGCTGCTGGCTTTGGCGGCGGTGTTCAGCTGGCTGGTTGCGATGATGCTGGCGAACAACCGCGAGCGGGGGGCGGGGAGCGGCCCGGGAGGACCGGGGCCCGGCGGGAGCCCGGGACCGCCGACGGCCGGGGGAAGGTAG
- the prfB gene encoding peptide chain release factor 2 (programmed frameshift), whose translation MNELQARARELSDRISDLLVRLDIARDEARVAELEQQTFAPGFWDDAAAARKVMQELAARRDRVETWRGLERRAREAGELLELAAAEDDEQTAEEVRHELDAIEAELRRLEFQLQLSGPYDMRNAILAVHAGAGGTDSQDWAEMLLRMYLRWAERKGFETEILDLTEGEEAGIKSATIEVRGPYAYGYLKSERGVHRLVRLSPFNSAATRQTSFAKVEVMPEVDEVGEIEINPDDLKIDVFRSSGAGGQNVQKNSTAVRITHIPTGIVVTCQNERSQAQNKESAMKVLEARLLELELNRQEEEKARLKGEHVDVSFGSQVRNYVLHPYKLVKDLRTGYETTDTTAVLDGEIDPFIEAYLRSQVGQEVA comes from the exons ATGAACGAACTGCAGGCACGCGCGCGCGAGCTCTCGGACCGGATCTCTGACCTCCTGGTGCGTCTT GACATCGCCAGGGATGAAGCTCGCGTAGCAGAACTCGAACAGCAGACCTTCGCACCCGGCTTTTGGGACGACGCAGCGGCTGCGCGGAAGGTGATGCAGGAGCTGGCGGCCCGGCGTGATCGGGTGGAGACATGGCGCGGGCTGGAGCGGCGCGCCCGTGAGGCGGGTGAGCTGCTTGAACTGGCTGCAGCGGAGGACGACGAGCAGACGGCCGAGGAGGTGCGGCACGAGCTCGACGCCATCGAGGCGGAGCTCCGGCGGCTCGAGTTTCAGCTGCAGCTCTCCGGGCCGTACGACATGCGGAACGCCATCCTGGCGGTGCACGCCGGCGCAGGCGGGACCGATTCGCAGGACTGGGCCGAGATGCTGCTGCGGATGTACCTGCGCTGGGCTGAGCGGAAGGGGTTTGAGACCGAGATTCTCGACCTGACGGAGGGCGAAGAGGCTGGCATTAAGAGCGCGACGATCGAAGTTCGCGGGCCGTACGCCTACGGCTACCTGAAGAGCGAGCGCGGCGTCCACCGGCTGGTGCGGCTTTCGCCGTTCAACTCAGCGGCGACGCGGCAGACCAGCTTTGCGAAGGTCGAGGTGATGCCGGAGGTGGACGAGGTTGGCGAAATCGAGATTAACCCTGACGACCTGAAGATTGACGTCTTCCGCTCGAGCGGAGCCGGCGGCCAGAACGTGCAGAAGAACTCGACGGCGGTGCGCATCACGCATATCCCGACGGGGATTGTGGTGACGTGCCAGAACGAGCGGTCGCAAGCGCAAAACAAGGAGAGCGCGATGAAGGTGCTGGAGGCGCGCCTGCTCGAGCTGGAGCTGAACCGGCAAGAAGAGGAAAAGGCGCGGCTGAAGGGCGAGCACGTTGACGTTTCGTTCGGGAGCCAGGTCCGCAACTACGTGCTCCATCCGTATAAGCTGGTGAAGGACCTGCGGACGGGGTACGAAACGACGGATACGACGGCCGTGCTCGATGGCGAAATCGACCCGTTCATCGAGGCGTATCTGCGGTCGCAGGTCGGGCAGGAGGTGGCATGA
- a CDS encoding CDP-alcohol phosphatidyltransferase family protein, protein MGVTLLPTRLPKGVQDVIGRSVGGLGITPNMISLAGAGGNVAAAILVARGELLAAGLVYLLFSALDLVDGAVARATGKASPFGAVFDAVLDRASEAVVLAACAWYFSERGEQWQTAACFAALLGSVSVSYLRARAEVAGVPMREGLFRRQERVAVLGLGLVLGWLTAAVAVLAVLSNLTALQRAWMLARAFRDERG, encoded by the coding sequence ATGGGCGTGACGCTACTGCCGACGCGGCTCCCGAAGGGCGTGCAGGATGTAATCGGCCGCTCGGTCGGAGGGCTCGGGATTACCCCGAACATGATTTCGCTGGCGGGCGCCGGGGGGAACGTCGCTGCGGCGATACTGGTTGCGCGGGGGGAGCTGCTGGCCGCGGGGCTGGTCTACCTGCTGTTTTCGGCGCTGGACCTGGTGGACGGGGCGGTGGCGCGGGCGACGGGGAAGGCGAGCCCGTTCGGGGCGGTGTTCGATGCGGTGCTCGACCGGGCGAGCGAGGCGGTGGTGCTGGCGGCCTGCGCGTGGTACTTCTCGGAACGCGGTGAGCAGTGGCAGACGGCAGCCTGCTTTGCGGCGCTCCTTGGGAGCGTATCGGTGAGTTACCTGCGGGCGCGGGCGGAGGTGGCCGGCGTCCCCATGCGGGAGGGCCTGTTCCGCCGGCAGGAGCGCGTGGCAGTGCTGGGGCTGGGGCTCGTGCTGGGCTGGCTGACGGCTGCGGTAGCGGTCCTTGCCGTGCTTTCGAACCTGACAGCGCTGCAGCGAGCGTGGATGCTGGCGCGGGCGTTCCGGGACGAGCGCGGCTGA
- a CDS encoding glycosyltransferase family 4 protein, with protein MKIALVSPYDWCVEGGVKTHIRHLAASFRSWGHEVVIFAPASDAERVRDEVHVMGRPFSMRVSGSVARITFAWKSPEVKRVLQEHRFDVVHLHEPLMPLLPYYFLRHSHAVTVGTFHAAKEGGNRFYGYTTPLTRRWFRKIEGKIAVSPAAAKLVSRYFPGYFNIIPNGIDYEHFAGPAEPFPEFMDGRKNILFVGRPEKRKGLKYLLKAYLRIRQQEPNTRLIVVGAGDFSRYERVMAPFPDVVFRPNVPYADLPRYHKSSTVFCAPNTGNESQGYVLLEALAAGDAVVASNIEGFAGVMTNEVEGLLVRPKDPDAIAAAVLRLLRNPGLRETFGARGRELARHYSWDNVAHRVMSYYERLLYERQQVAETRARRAALAGSGR; from the coding sequence GTGAAGATTGCGCTGGTGAGCCCGTATGACTGGTGCGTCGAGGGCGGGGTAAAGACGCATATCCGGCACCTTGCGGCGTCGTTCCGTTCGTGGGGACACGAGGTGGTGATCTTCGCGCCAGCCTCCGACGCGGAGCGGGTACGGGACGAGGTCCACGTGATGGGGCGGCCGTTTTCGATGCGGGTCAGCGGTTCCGTTGCGCGGATCACGTTTGCATGGAAGTCGCCAGAGGTGAAGCGGGTGCTGCAGGAGCACCGGTTCGATGTGGTGCACCTGCATGAGCCGCTCATGCCGCTGCTTCCGTACTACTTCTTGCGGCACTCGCACGCGGTGACTGTGGGCACGTTCCATGCGGCGAAGGAGGGCGGCAATCGGTTCTACGGGTACACGACGCCGCTGACGCGGCGGTGGTTCCGGAAAATCGAGGGGAAGATTGCGGTTTCGCCGGCGGCGGCGAAGCTGGTGAGCCGGTACTTCCCGGGGTACTTCAACATCATCCCGAACGGGATCGATTACGAGCACTTCGCCGGGCCGGCGGAGCCGTTCCCGGAGTTTATGGACGGCCGGAAGAACATCCTGTTCGTGGGGCGGCCGGAGAAGCGGAAGGGGCTCAAGTACCTGCTGAAGGCGTATCTGCGGATCCGGCAGCAGGAGCCGAACACACGGCTGATTGTGGTCGGGGCGGGCGATTTTTCGCGGTACGAGCGGGTGATGGCGCCGTTCCCAGACGTCGTGTTCCGGCCGAACGTGCCGTACGCGGACCTGCCCCGCTACCACAAGAGCTCGACGGTTTTCTGCGCGCCCAACACGGGGAACGAGAGCCAGGGGTATGTGCTGCTGGAGGCGCTGGCGGCCGGCGACGCAGTGGTGGCGAGCAACATCGAGGGGTTCGCCGGTGTGATGACGAACGAGGTGGAGGGACTGCTGGTACGCCCGAAGGACCCGGACGCCATCGCGGCCGCGGTGCTCCGGCTGCTGCGGAACCCGGGGCTGCGGGAGACGTTCGGCGCGCGGGGTCGGGAGCTGGCGCGGCACTACAGCTGGGACAACGTCGCCCACCGGGTGATGTCGTACTACGAGCGGCTGCTCTACGAGCGGCAGCAGGTGGCGGAGACGCGGGCGCGGCGGGCTGCGCTGGCAGGGTCGGGCCGCTGA
- a CDS encoding PHP domain-containing protein, with the protein MGKADLHLHSRVSDGFASIEQLLEWVEHATDLDVIAVTDHEDVRGGLRARELAARRGYRFEVIPGAEITTLQGHVLALFVERDLPSFRGVESTLAMIHDAGGIAIAPHPLSWLTRSVGRRTLDSLWARGEAGVHFDAIELANPSPAGVRTGAKAARLNAELWRLPATGSSDAHHLEHVGSAWTEFAGRTAEELRQAIAAGETRAVMRPPPAVPAGRLALGLAWGYTATPRKVVRMLGGRR; encoded by the coding sequence GTGGGGAAGGCTGACCTCCACCTGCACTCCCGTGTCAGCGACGGCTTCGCGTCGATCGAGCAGCTGCTGGAGTGGGTCGAGCATGCGACGGACCTCGATGTCATTGCCGTGACAGACCACGAGGACGTCCGCGGCGGCCTGCGGGCGCGCGAGCTGGCCGCCCGGCGGGGCTACCGGTTCGAGGTCATCCCGGGTGCGGAGATTACGACGCTGCAGGGCCATGTGCTGGCGCTCTTTGTGGAGCGGGACCTGCCAAGCTTCCGGGGGGTAGAATCGACGCTCGCGATGATCCATGACGCGGGCGGTATCGCCATTGCGCCGCATCCGCTGAGCTGGCTGACGCGGTCGGTCGGCCGGCGGACGCTCGACAGCCTGTGGGCGCGGGGCGAAGCAGGGGTGCACTTTGATGCGATTGAGCTGGCGAACCCGAGCCCGGCAGGCGTGCGGACAGGGGCGAAGGCTGCCCGGCTGAATGCGGAGCTGTGGCGTTTGCCGGCGACGGGGAGCTCGGATGCGCACCACCTCGAGCACGTAGGCAGCGCGTGGACGGAATTTGCCGGGCGGACGGCTGAGGAGCTGCGGCAGGCGATCGCGGCAGGAGAGACGCGGGCGGTGATGCGTCCGCCACCGGCGGTGCCTGCCGGGCGGCTGGCGCTCGGGCTGGCGTGGGGCTATACGGCGACGCCGCGCAAGGTGGTGCGGATGCTGGGAGGGCGCCGGTGA